TCCCCACCTTCCTCCCCGTTTCTCGAGGCAGTCTCGCCAGAGAAATGCAACCGGCAACGGGGGTTGCGCTCGTTGCGGGACTTAACCCAACACCTCACGGCACGAGCTGACGACAGCCATGCAGCACCTGCACCGGCTCCCCGAAGGGTCGCTTCGGTTTCCCGTCGCTACCACCGGCATGTCAAGCCCTGGTAAGGTTCTTCGCGTTGCGTCGAATTAAACCACATGCTCCACCGCTTGTGCGGGCCCCCGTCAATTCCTTTGAGTTTCAACCTTGCGGCCGTACTCCCCAGGCGGGGCACTTAACGCGTTAGCTGCGGCACGGAAGGGGTCGATACCTCCCACACCTAGTGCCCATCGTTTACGGCTAGGACTACCGGGGTATCTAATCCCGTTTGCTCCCCGAGCTTTCGCGCCTCAGTGTCAGTGACAGTCCAGAGAGCCGCCTTCGCCACCGGTGTTCCTCCCAGTATCTACGCATTTCACCGCTACACTGGGAATTCCGCTCTCCTCTCCTGCACTCAAGTTCGACAGTATCGGACGCGGGTCCTCGGTTGAGCCGAGGGATTTCACCTCCGACTTATCGAACCACCTACGCGCTCTTTACGCCCAGTAAATCCGAACAACGCTCGCCCCCTACGTATTACCGCGGCTGCTGGCACGTAGTTAGCCGGGGCTTCCTTCGGTGGTACCGTCAATCCACCCCTGTATTAGAGGAGCGGAGATTCGTTCCACCCGACAGGGTTTTACGACCCGAAGGCCTTCATCACCCACGCGGCGTCGCTGGGTCAGGCTTTCGCCCATTGCCCAATATTCCCCACTGCTGCCTCCCGTAGGAGTCTGGGCCGTGTCTCAGTCCCAGTGTGGCTGGCCGTCCTCTCAGACCAGCTACCCGTCATAGCCTTGGTGAGCTATTACCTCGCCAACAAGCTGATAGGCCATGGGCCCCTCTTTAAGTGATAGCTTGTATGAATACAGGCCACCTTTGACCCCGTGGCTTATGCCACGTGGTCTTATCCGGTATTAGCCCCACTTTCGCAGGGTTATCCCGATCTCAAAGGTAGATTACCCATGTATTACTCACCCGTCCGCCGCTCTACTTGCCCCCGAAGGGACTTTCGCGCTCGACTTGCATGTGTTAGGCACGCCGCCAGCGTTCGTTCTGAGCCAGGATCAAACTCTCAGATCAAACCTGTAAATTGTTCGTACTTGTTCATACTTGAACGAGGACCTACTATTTTTTCTTTTCAAAGAACATATTAAATATAAACCAGAGAGTACTAAGTATACTCATTTTAAAAAATTTGTCAAGGGATTATAATTAAAATATTTTAATAAAAAAGTTATCAGCTTTTAGCCACCAGCAATAAGTCAGGAACCCTTTATTCAATCAAGGATTTATGGGTAGCTCATGCTGTAATTATAGATTTCGGCTCTTTCTATGGGTTCTTTATTTGCTATTGGTTATAGAACATGACTGATAGCAATTGAAAATTGTATATCCCTTTTTCACGCAGGATGAAATACAATCGAAATCCTTTGTTTTCTTACCGGATTCATCTTCGTGAGCACACATTGAATTGCAGTAACCCATCAAGTATCCCTTCGATATACATTCATTCCTGCATAAAAAATTTATCTCCACTGCATACACAGTTGAAGCTGCAAACATGGTGAATGCAATTATGAATATCATTACCTTATTCATGTGACCGGCCTCCTTTTAAATCTTTCATATACATGTTACTCCTTAAGGAAATATTTTTCTATCTGTTTTTTATACAAAACCTTTTGGAGAGGGGCAAGCGACGATAAAACCTTGTATACAGGATGCACGGCAAGAAACGTTCGGGGTGTCTTGCAGCATAGGGCATAGCGCAAAGTGAACTAAAAGCTGATGGCTGATAGCTGACAGCTAAGTGCCTGTTACTATCTTAATGCTTTCGTACGTAACGTTGACAAGTTGCTGAAGGGTGGCTTTGTCAATCCCAAGCGGTGGCATAAGGACAATCACATCACCGAGGGGCCTGATGATTACACCTCTTTTGCGTGCCTCTGCTATTACCTTCTGCCCTATCTTTTCCTTTGGAGGACACAGTTTTTTTGTCTTTTTGCTTTTAACAAGCTCAATACCGACCATAAAACCACACTGTCTTATTTCGCCAACATGGGATAACTCATAAAACCTCTGTAAGCCCTTGCGCAATAATTCTATTTTATCCCTCAGCCTTTCAAGGATATTCTCTTTTTTAAATAGCTCGATATTCTCTATTGCCACAGCACATGCGAGGGGATTACCTGTGTATGTGTGCCCGTGAAAAAAGGTCTTGAATTCATCAAATCTTCCAAGAAAACCATCAAAGATTGCATCAGTTGTGAGGGTAGCTGCAAGCGGTAAATACCCTCCGGTAATGCCTTTTGCAACACACATAAAGTCAGGCTGCACCTTCTCTTTTTCACAGGCAAACATATACCCTGTCCTTCCAAAACCAGTAGCCACCTCATCTGTGATAAAAAGGAGGCCGTTTTTCTTTGTAATATTCCAGATAGCAGAGAGAAACCCCTCAGGTTGTGTTATCATGCCACCCGCCCCTTGCACAAGGGGTTCGATTACTACCGCACACACTTCATCTCTATGTCTCTTAATAATACCTTCAAATTCCTCAACGCATGCCATATTGCATGATTCTTTTTTCAGCTTAAATGGGCACCTATAGCAATATGGTGAAGGAGACTTGTATGTCTTGAAAAGCAGGGGCCTGTAAACCTTATGAAACAAATCAATGCCACCTACACTGACCGACCCGATTGTATCTCCGTGGTAACCGTTCGTAAATGAAATAAATCTTTTCCTCTTTTTCTCACCCCTCTGCTGCCAGTATTGATATGCCATCTTCAATGCAATCTCCACAGATGTAGAACCGTTATCAGAATAGAACACCCTTGATAAGCCACGGGGCGCTATATCGATAAGCCTTTTTGCCAGCAAAATAGATGGCACATTCGCAAGTCCGAGGAGGGTTGAATGACAGAGGATTTTTGACTGCTTCTCGATTGTCTCTATCAATTCCTCCTTTCCATGGCCGTGAACAATAACCCAGAGTGAAGAAACCCCATCAATATACCTTTTTCCATTCACATCAACGAGATAACAGCCTTCCCCCTTTTCTATGACAAGCGGCTCCATGCCCATGTAATCCTTCATCTGGGTGAATGGATGCCAGATGTATTTTTTATCCCAGTCCTTTAGTAAGTCCTTATTGTGCATAAATCTCCCGGCTGACTATAAGGGTTCAAGGGGTCAAAGATTCAAGCGAAAAACACTGGAACCCTTTAACCCTCGAATCCTCGAATCCTATTCTATTTAGATAAGTTCCATTTTCTTACCTGCATCGACAAGTGCCTCTATCGCATAATCCATATCATCCTTTGTCAATCCCCTTACAACAGTTAACCTTAGTCTTGAAGTCCCTTCCGGAACCGTAGGGGGCCTTATGGCCTGGAGAAATAATCCCTTTTTAAGCAACTGGTTCTGCATGGCGAGTGTCTTTTTATCTTCACCAACCACAATGGGAATAATCGGGCCTGCACTATCCTTTAAATCAAAACCAATCCCTGTCAGATTGTCCCTCATATAATCTATATTTCTCCATAGTTCGTCTTTAAAGGATGTATCCTTTTTTATCAGTCTCAAGGCGGCAATCGATGCTGCCAGGGAAGATGCAGGCAGTGCCGTTGTATACATAAATGTCCGTGCCCTGTTCACAAGGTATTCCAGTACAACCTTATCGGAAAGCACAAATGCACCAAATGAACCGAGCGCCTTTCCAAACGTTGCCATATGGACATCCATAGAGCCGGATAATCCATATAATTCCTCAATACCCCTCCCTTTTTCTCCAAATACCCCTGTCCCGTGTGCATCATCCAGAATTATGTGGACCCCATATTTTTCTTTAAGCTGAAAGATATCCTTGAGAGGGGCGATATCTCCGTCCATGCTGAAGATTGACTCCGTAACTATAAATCTTTTCCCCTTTGCCCTTTCTTTTTTGAGCTTCCTTTCAAGGTGATTTACATCCCTGTGTCTGTAAATTACCTTCTTTGCGCGTGAAAGCCTCATGCTGTCTATTAAACTCGAATGGTTTAATTCATCGCTGAAAATCACATCATCCTTTCCAATCAGTGTTGATATAATACCTATATTTGCCATATAGCCGTTTGAAAAGATGAGCCCTTTTTTATAGCCTTTATATTGAGCAATTTCTTTCTCGAGTATCTTGTAAAGGTCAATACTTCCTGATACGCTTCTTGAAGAACATGTACCTGACCCGTACTCACTGGTAGCCTTCCTTGCAGCCTCCACAATATCAGGGTGTGTATGTAAGGACAGATAGCTATTAGAGCAAAGATTAATGCATTCCTTTGAATTGTAAATGATTCTTGTTGCAGAGACTGGTTTTATATATTTTAATGTCCTGTAATTACCCTTTTCCTTAAATTCCTCGAGTGTTTCAGAAAGCCTATCTCTCATGGCCTGTTCACACCTGAAAACCACACTATACTATAAAAAATATCCGTTAACATCATTTGACGTATTGGTTAACGGGCTTATTAAAAAAGAAGGTGGATACATCGATCCACCCCTTTTACTATTTTTACCCTTTAATGATCCTTGGTATCATCATCTGATGCTGCGGGCATATTGAGTTCGGATTCTGGTAGCAGCAGTTGGCGAAAGCCACGAGATACTTTCTGAGATCTGTCATCCGAACTACCTCATCCACCAATCCCGTCTTTGCGCAGTAGGATGGCCTCGACTTATCGTAATACTCTTTGACCGTCTTGTTCATGGCTTCAATCACAGGGGCAAGCGGTCTACCTGCATCTTTCTCTTTCACAAGCCTTCTCGCAAAGCTTGCAGCTGCAGCTGTTTCACCGTGCATGACGTATATTTCCGTGGTGGCAGTACCAAGGGTGAAGGCGTTGTTGTTGTTTGACTGAGGTCCGGCCATAATGTAGTGGGCTGCTGCGGTACCCTTCCTCAGAACGATGCACATCATCGGACTATCGTTTGCCTGCTCTATGGAGTAAATGAGTGACTGACCGAGACCAAGAAGCTCAGCCTTCTCTGCGATGTCACCAACGTCGATACCAGACGTATCCTGTATCCACAGCATAGGAACCCTGTCCCTGCCACAGAGCGTGACAAACTCATTGACCTTGATGAGTCCCTGACGGTAGAACTTGCCGCCTATACCGGGATAGGGCGCGTATTCTGGATAACCCTTCGGCATGATACCCTGCCTGTTCGCCACGACACCAATAAGGAATCCATCGATCTTCACGAGACCAGTATATAGTTCCGGACCGTAATCGGGTCTAAACTCCATATGTTCACTGTTGTCAACGAGCCTTGCCATGAACTGCTCAATATCGTAGACCATCTTCTGGTTGAAAGCAACGATGCTGTACAGGTCTTCAGCCGGGAATTTTGGTTCTGCCGGCTCTGCCACCCTGAAGAATTTGCTGTTATAGGCGGGCAAATAGGTCACCCACTCTTTCACTGCATCAAGAATCGCCTCTTCGGTCTGAAATACCTGTTTGAAAAACCCTGTATGGTCGTAATGGATTTCAACCCTTCCTGGAGGCACAGACTTGAATTTCCTCGTTGCGTCGATAATCTGCTCTGCCATTGGCTCGTCGAAGTATCCCTTCGGCGCCATACCACTCACGATGCCTGCACCGCCGACGGCGATGTTACAATCCTTATGGGCAAGGAGTAGTGTCGGACTAATCCCCTGGTAGCCTCCACCAGCAGGGTTCGTTCCATAGATTGCAGCAAGAACGGGGATGCCAAGCTTGTTTAGTTCAGCATGTCTAAAGAATGTTGTTCCACTACCCCTTCTGTTTGCATACACCTTTTCCTGCTCAGTCAACTTCACGCCACTGCAGTTAACAAGCCAAACAAGTGGGCAATGTAATCTCTTGGCAATGTCGGTGACCCTGAGAATATTGTCTGCCTGCCCTGCAATCCATGCTCCTGCCATAACCTTGTTGTCAAACCCGATTATTACACACCACCTGCCGTTTATCCTGCCGAGACCATCCACAACACCGGTAGTCCCTGATTCTTCATCCATCGGGTCATAAAGTATGTGAAGAGGAGCCCATGTACCAGGGTCCAGGATGTATTCCAGCCTCTGGTGTACCGTCCATTCGCCCCTTTTATTAAGCGTTTCTTTCGGTAAACCCGCATTTTTCTTCTGCTCGACGAGCGCCGTAATTTCCTCTTCGACTTTTTTGATCTCTTCTGCGTTTTTCACGTTCACTTTTATTGGCTTACCCCAATCTTGCATTTTTTCAAAATATGGTTTCATTTTTTACCTCCAATGGATTTTTTAGATAATTTGTTATTATTTTCACAATTATATTTTGACTTCAACATTTTGTCAACACAAAACATAGTGGAACATAAAAATATTTAGATTTATTATGTAATCATTGAATAATATGTGATATTTTTCATTTAACTATATTCTTACACAAGGCATAGGATTCAAGGGGTCAACCTGCTCTAACTTTATTCTACTAATGTTTAAACAGCCTCTGCCCAGTAAAAACCATTGTTATATTTGCCTCGTTACAGGCTTCAATCACCTCAAAATCCCGCTCCGAGCCACCCGGCTGTATAACCCCTGTAATTCCTTCCTTTATTGCCGCATCAACCCCATCCCTGAAGGGGAAAAAACCATCAGAAACGACTATCGAACCCACGAGCCCTGCCCTCTGCTCCCTTGTGTATTTCTCCACCTCTATCAGGTCTTCCATCCTTCTTAACCCTCTCTCAGCCTCCAGTTTGAACACTGCATAAGGAACCCCATGCCTCTTAAAAACCTCAAGGTCCATAAACTTTTTATACGCCTTGAAGACGGATATCTCAACCACACCAACCCTGTCCTGTTCACCTGTCCCTATTGCAACTGTAGCCTCATCCTTCACGAAAAGGGCCGAGTTAGAACTCACACCTGATTCAACATACCAGCCAAAAAACATATCCTGGTACTCTTTCTCTGTGGGTGTCCTCTTTATCCTGTAAACTTCACCCTTATATATCGTTTCAGCCGGTTTAAGGTCCTCTTTCCCCTTTATTTTAAAGGGCTGCGATTCCTGAATAACAAGCCCGCCATCCATCAGTGATTTTATATCAATATATCGTTTAAATTTATACTCATGCAATCTCTCTATCTCCTCAATCTTTAAGAGTCTCAGATTCTTCCATTTCTTCAGCACATCAAACGCTTTCCCGTCAAACTCAGGGGCACACACAACCTCAAAATAGTAAGGGGCCATTGCCTTTGCCGCTTCTTCATCTATCTTCTTTGTAAAAACAATGCATCCTCCAAAGGCCGCTATCCTGTCAGACATAAATGCCTTTTCAAAGGCTTCTTTCGGGGTAGTACCGTATGCCACACCTGATGGATTGTTGTGCTTCATAATGGCACAAGCAGGTTTTTTATCAAGAAATTTTAAGATATTGAGGGCATTGTCCACATCGGTCAGGTTAATCTTTCCTGGATGTTTTCCTACCTGTAACATGTCCTTCTCAGTAATCCTGCTTACAAGCCCTTTTTTATAATCAAAGAACTTCACACCCCCGAGTACAAT
The Pseudomonadota bacterium genome window above contains:
- the bioA gene encoding adenosylmethionine--8-amino-7-oxononanoate transaminase; translation: MHNKDLLKDWDKKYIWHPFTQMKDYMGMEPLVIEKGEGCYLVDVNGKRYIDGVSSLWVIVHGHGKEELIETIEKQSKILCHSTLLGLANVPSILLAKRLIDIAPRGLSRVFYSDNGSTSVEIALKMAYQYWQQRGEKKRKRFISFTNGYHGDTIGSVSVGGIDLFHKVYRPLLFKTYKSPSPYCYRCPFKLKKESCNMACVEEFEGIIKRHRDEVCAVVIEPLVQGAGGMITQPEGFLSAIWNITKKNGLLFITDEVATGFGRTGYMFACEKEKVQPDFMCVAKGITGGYLPLAATLTTDAIFDGFLGRFDEFKTFFHGHTYTGNPLACAVAIENIELFKKENILERLRDKIELLRKGLQRFYELSHVGEIRQCGFMVGIELVKSKKTKKLCPPKEKIGQKVIAEARKRGVIIRPLGDVIVLMPPLGIDKATLQQLVNVTYESIKIVTGT
- the bioF gene encoding 8-amino-7-oxononanoate synthase; this encodes MRDRLSETLEEFKEKGNYRTLKYIKPVSATRIIYNSKECINLCSNSYLSLHTHPDIVEAARKATSEYGSGTCSSRSVSGSIDLYKILEKEIAQYKGYKKGLIFSNGYMANIGIISTLIGKDDVIFSDELNHSSLIDSMRLSRAKKVIYRHRDVNHLERKLKKERAKGKRFIVTESIFSMDGDIAPLKDIFQLKEKYGVHIILDDAHGTGVFGEKGRGIEELYGLSGSMDVHMATFGKALGSFGAFVLSDKVVLEYLVNRARTFMYTTALPASSLAASIAALRLIKKDTSFKDELWRNIDYMRDNLTGIGFDLKDSAGPIIPIVVGEDKKTLAMQNQLLKKGLFLQAIRPPTVPEGTSRLRLTVVRGLTKDDMDYAIEALVDAGKKMELI
- a CDS encoding glutaconyl-CoA decarboxylase subunit alpha — encoded protein: MKPYFEKMQDWGKPIKVNVKNAEEIKKVEEEITALVEQKKNAGLPKETLNKRGEWTVHQRLEYILDPGTWAPLHILYDPMDEESGTTGVVDGLGRINGRWCVIIGFDNKVMAGAWIAGQADNILRVTDIAKRLHCPLVWLVNCSGVKLTEQEKVYANRRGSGTTFFRHAELNKLGIPVLAAIYGTNPAGGGYQGISPTLLLAHKDCNIAVGGAGIVSGMAPKGYFDEPMAEQIIDATRKFKSVPPGRVEIHYDHTGFFKQVFQTEEAILDAVKEWVTYLPAYNSKFFRVAEPAEPKFPAEDLYSIVAFNQKMVYDIEQFMARLVDNSEHMEFRPDYGPELYTGLVKIDGFLIGVVANRQGIMPKGYPEYAPYPGIGGKFYRQGLIKVNEFVTLCGRDRVPMLWIQDTSGIDVGDIAEKAELLGLGQSLIYSIEQANDSPMMCIVLRKGTAAAHYIMAGPQSNNNNAFTLGTATTEIYVMHGETAAAASFARRLVKEKDAGRPLAPVIEAMNKTVKEYYDKSRPSYCAKTGLVDEVVRMTDLRKYLVAFANCCYQNPNSICPQHQMMIPRIIKG
- a CDS encoding IMP cyclohydrolase, whose amino-acid sequence is MEDIKGMYKKVVKDNFPDTIKIDMGGQILLYKKKVWSIYDGDEKCNVERGLRYGENPDQASAMYELSNGNIVLGGVKFFDYKKGLVSRITEKDMLQVGKHPGKINLTDVDNALNILKFLDKKPACAIMKHNNPSGVAYGTTPKEAFEKAFMSDRIAAFGGCIVFTKKIDEEAAKAMAPYYFEVVCAPEFDGKAFDVLKKWKNLRLLKIEEIERLHEYKFKRYIDIKSLMDGGLVIQESQPFKIKGKEDLKPAETIYKGEVYRIKRTPTEKEYQDMFFGWYVESGVSSNSALFVKDEATVAIGTGEQDRVGVVEISVFKAYKKFMDLEVFKRHGVPYAVFKLEAERGLRRMEDLIEVEKYTREQRAGLVGSIVVSDGFFPFRDGVDAAIKEGITGVIQPGGSERDFEVIEACNEANITMVFTGQRLFKH